A DNA window from Desulfovibrio intestinalis contains the following coding sequences:
- a CDS encoding serine/threonine protein phosphatase — MLSNVRAQTRPMASLTTKFQAWAAGSFMRTLLAGMAVLCLTLTSGLPGEFFSGQALAAASQGKKQPSKPSTVYEKQPPVTDKELLSFLDVLPHFRAWAKANNEEAHPTLTNGKPDFMYSPQAAAWVQQQGWDPVRFFCVMGRMAAALAIVEEGNDMNGVRSKDMPEVTEGELALARRHLGTMLKVSGDVAPISR, encoded by the coding sequence ATGTTGTCGAATGTTCGGGCGCAGACGCGCCCGATGGCATCACTGACCACCAAATTTCAGGCGTGGGCAGCGGGCTCTTTCATGCGTACGCTGCTGGCGGGAATGGCCGTCCTGTGCCTGACCCTGACTTCCGGTTTGCCCGGTGAGTTTTTTTCCGGGCAGGCTCTGGCGGCTGCCAGCCAGGGGAAAAAACAACCCTCCAAGCCTTCTACTGTCTATGAAAAGCAGCCTCCTGTCACTGACAAGGAACTGCTGAGTTTTCTTGACGTGCTGCCGCATTTTCGTGCCTGGGCCAAGGCCAACAATGAAGAAGCCCATCCTACACTGACCAACGGCAAGCCGGATTTCATGTACTCGCCGCAGGCAGCAGCCTGGGTGCAGCAGCAAGGCTGGGACCCGGTGCGCTTTTTCTGTGTTATGGGGCGTATGGCTGCCGCCTTGGCCATTGTTGAAGAAGGCAATGACATGAACGGCGTGCGGTCCAAGGATATGCCCGAAGTTACTGAAGGCGAACTGGCTTTGGCCCGGCGTCACCTGGGCACCATGCTCAAGGTCAGTGGCGATGTGGCGCCCATAAGCCGTTAG
- the glpX gene encoding class II fructose-bisphosphatase, whose amino-acid sequence MEAPEKNLALDIVRITEAAALASARWLGRGDKEAGDGAAVDAMRISFATLHIDGLVVIGEGEKDNAPMLFNGEKVGMGVGPSLDVAVDPVEGTSLLAYGRPNAISVVGVAPKDSMFNPGPSFYMQKLVVAREARDVIDLDAPVKVNLANVAKAMGKSVQDLVVFVLDKPRHEKLISEIRQAGARIQLQTDGDVAGGLMAVDPRSEVDIMMGTGGTPEGVLAACAIKGMGGQILARLDPQSYVEKEAINEAGIDAREVLTVNDLVRSDDCFFAATGISGGDFLRGVRYSSKYAVTHSLVLRGKTGTLRYVESYHNMDRLSKFSAVRY is encoded by the coding sequence GTGGAAGCACCGGAAAAAAATCTGGCCCTGGATATTGTGCGTATTACCGAAGCGGCGGCCCTGGCGTCGGCTCGCTGGCTCGGGCGCGGTGACAAGGAGGCCGGAGACGGCGCTGCCGTTGACGCCATGCGTATCAGCTTTGCCACTCTTCATATTGACGGTCTGGTAGTCATCGGCGAGGGCGAAAAAGACAACGCCCCAATGCTGTTTAATGGTGAAAAGGTTGGTATGGGCGTAGGCCCCAGCCTTGATGTGGCCGTGGATCCGGTGGAAGGCACAAGCCTTCTGGCCTATGGCCGCCCCAATGCTATTTCTGTGGTAGGCGTGGCCCCCAAGGACAGCATGTTTAATCCTGGCCCCAGCTTTTATATGCAAAAGCTGGTGGTGGCCCGCGAGGCGCGTGATGTCATTGATCTGGACGCGCCCGTCAAGGTGAACCTGGCCAATGTGGCCAAAGCTATGGGCAAAAGCGTGCAGGACCTTGTGGTTTTTGTGCTGGATAAGCCCCGGCATGAAAAACTTATCAGTGAAATCCGCCAGGCGGGCGCGCGCATTCAGCTTCAGACTGACGGCGACGTGGCTGGCGGCCTTATGGCCGTAGACCCGCGCTCTGAAGTGGATATCATGATGGGCACAGGCGGCACACCTGAAGGCGTGCTGGCTGCTTGCGCCATCAAGGGCATGGGCGGGCAGATACTTGCCCGGCTTGATCCTCAGTCTTATGTGGAAAAGGAAGCCATCAACGAGGCTGGTATTGATGCACGAGAAGTGCTCACCGTTAATGACCTTGTGCGCAGCGATGATTGTTTCTTCGCAGCCACCGGTATTTCAGGCGGTGATTTTCTGCGCGGTGTGCGCTACAGCTCAAAATACGCAGTGACCCACTCTTTGGTTTTGCGCGGTAAAACGGGTACATTGCGGTATGTGGAGTCTTACCATAATATGGACAGACTCTCGAAATTCAGCGCGGTTCGGTACTGA